A single genomic interval of Flavihumibacter rivuli harbors:
- a CDS encoding glycosyltransferase family 2 protein, with product MERPLVSVLMTSYNREKYIADAIESVLASTWKELELIICDDGSKDKTVEIARAYAEKDTRVKVFINERNLGDYPNRNKAASHAQGKYLKYVDADDLIYPWGLAHLVECMEANPVAGWGLCSLNQDKERIFPFVLKPEQAYLYHYKGPGLFHKAPLSAIIRKDVFNAVGGFSNMRMVGDFEMWHRLGQRYPVLLMPHGMVWYRVHGEQEMNSFKNFEGAYDSIMVKYLTSNASPLSLKDRRDCINSIKRVLQRKMAKAIIKLDKNSYVVFNDLIKELNNI from the coding sequence ATGGAAAGGCCTTTAGTAAGTGTATTGATGACTTCCTATAACAGGGAGAAATATATAGCGGATGCCATTGAAAGCGTATTGGCCTCTACTTGGAAGGAACTTGAATTGATCATCTGTGATGATGGCTCCAAAGATAAGACTGTAGAAATTGCGCGTGCATACGCCGAAAAAGATACCCGCGTGAAGGTATTCATTAATGAAAGGAACCTGGGTGATTATCCCAACCGGAATAAGGCAGCTTCCCATGCGCAGGGTAAATACCTGAAATATGTGGATGCAGACGACCTGATCTACCCATGGGGACTTGCGCATTTGGTGGAATGTATGGAAGCCAATCCAGTGGCAGGATGGGGTTTATGTTCACTAAACCAGGACAAGGAGCGGATATTTCCTTTTGTGCTGAAGCCTGAGCAGGCCTATCTTTATCACTATAAGGGCCCCGGTCTTTTTCATAAAGCTCCACTTTCTGCCATCATCAGGAAAGATGTTTTTAATGCCGTAGGTGGATTTTCCAATATGCGGATGGTTGGGGATTTTGAAATGTGGCATCGCTTGGGTCAACGATACCCGGTATTGTTGATGCCGCATGGCATGGTTTGGTACCGTGTGCATGGAGAACAGGAAATGAATAGTTTTAAGAATTTTGAAGGCGCATATGATTCCATTATGGTTAAATATCTGACTTCAAATGCCAGTCCATTGAGTTTAAAAGATCGCAGGGATTGTATTAATTCGATTAAGAGAGTTCTCCAAAGGAAGATGGCAAAAGCTATAATTAAACTTGATAAGAATAGCTATGTAGTATTCAATGATTTGATTAAAGAGTTAAATAATATTTAA